The Solanum pennellii chromosome 11, SPENNV200 genome contains a region encoding:
- the LOC107004158 gene encoding 22.7 kDa class IV heat shock protein gives MRVISKLTLLIISIACIFQVSSLSADGSSLVPLIIDQMISSNPANTFLDPFKVLEQIPFGLENTLLARVDWKETAKGHVISVDVPGLKKDDIKIEIEENRVLRVSGERKKELEKNDEENHWHCVERSYGKFWRQFRLPENADIDTMKAKLENGVLTISFAKLSADRIKGPKVVSIESKQQGKESSLREEL, from the coding sequence ATGAGGGTCATCAGCAAATTAACATTGCTCATCATTTCAATTGCTTGCATTTTTCAGGTATCATCACTAAGCGCAGATGGGTCATCACTTGTACCACTAATCATAGACCAAATGATAAGCAGCAATCCGGCTAATACATTTCTTGATCCATTCAAAGTTTTAGAACAAATACCATTTGGATTAGAAAACACTCTGCTCGCGAGAGTCGACTGGAAAGAGACGGCGAAGGGACACGTGATCAGCGTAGACGTACCTGGATTGAAGAAAGATGATATAAAGATCGAAATTGAAGAAAACAGAGTGTTGAGAGTGAGCGGAGAGAGGAAGAAAGAATTAGAGAAAAATGATGAAGAGAATCATTGGCATTGTGTTGAAAGGAGTTATGGAAAGTTCTGGAGACAATTTCGTTTGCCTGAAAATGCTGATATTGATACAATGAAAGCTAAGCTTGAAAATGGTGTGCTTACAATTTCATTTGCTAAATTGTCTGCTGATAGAATTAAAGGTCCTAAAGTTGTATCTATTGAGAGTAAACAACAAGGAAAAGAGTCCTCTCTTAGAGAAGAGCTATAA